A genome region from Sceloporus undulatus isolate JIND9_A2432 ecotype Alabama chromosome 1, SceUnd_v1.1, whole genome shotgun sequence includes the following:
- the LOC121919960 gene encoding tetratricopeptide repeat protein 30A-like gives MAACAAARIADGEYTASIYGLIRAGQHAEAVGILSTELQRSCRSRAGLSLLGYCYYQLQDFAAAAECYEQLVALHPELPEYRLYQAQALHKAGLYAEALRATLPLLEPAPGTKAASNATLQSRALRLQAAIHYAQGDLAGAKALVELQVAAATPSASESGATAALEDPLELPEAEVNQGCLLYREGQHEEACGKFASAMQVLGYSPELSYNMALCCYAAKQYDPALKHLSDVIERGMRQHPELSVGTNTEGLDVRSVGNTLLLHRTALVEAFNLKAAIEYRLCNLQAAQEALTDMPPRAEEELDPVTLHNQALMNMDQRPTEGFEKLQFLLRQNPCPPETFGNLLLLYCKYQYYDLAADVLAENAHLTYKLLTPYLYNFLDAIITCQTAPDEAFHKLDELAGALTEQMRKLTKDVQEARKNQDDEAVRKAINDYDETLEKYIPVFMAQAKIYWDMENYPMLEKMFHKSLEFCKDQEVWKLNVAHVLFMQENKYREAIGFYEPIVKKHYDNILQVSAIVLANLCVSYIMTSQNEEAEELLRKLEKEEEQLSYQEPDKKLYHHCIVNLVIGTLYCSKGNFDFGISRVIKSLEPYNKKLGTDTWYYAKRCFLSLLENMCKHLIMVRDSVIQDCLQFFEHCETYGRNIPAVIEQPLEEEKMHSGKNTVTYEARQLRALMYEVIGWNK, from the coding sequence ATGGCggcgtgcgcggcggcgcggatCGCGGACGGGGAGTACACGGCGTCCATCTACGGCCTGATCCGGGCGGGGCAGCACGCGGAGGCGGTGGGCATCCTGAGCACGGAGCTCCAGCGCAGCTGCCGCTCCCGGGCGGGCCTCTCCCTGCTGGGCTACTGCTACTACCAGCTGCAGGACTTCGCGGCGGCGGCCGAGTGCTACGAGCAGCTGGTGGCGCTGCACCCGGAGCTGCCCGAGTACCGCCTCTACCAGGCGCAGGCCCTGCACAAGGCCGGCCTCTACGCCGAGGCCCTCCGCGCCACCCTCCCGCTCCTCGAGCCCGCCCCCGGCACCAAGGCCGCCAGCAATGCCACCCTCCAGAGCAGGGCCCTGCGCCTCCAGGCGGCCATCCACTACGCCCAGGGAGACCTGGCCGGCGCCAAGGCCCTGGTGGAGCTCCAGGTGGCCGCCGCCACCCCCTCCGCCTCCGAGAGCGGGGCCACTGCCGCCCTGGAGGACCCCTTGGAGCTCCCCGAGGCGGAGGTGAACCAGGGCTGCCTGCTGTACCGCGAGGGGCAGCACGAGGAGGCCTGCGGGAAGTTTGCCTCGGCCATGCAGGTGCTGGGCTACTCCCCGGAGCTCTCCTACAACATGGCCCTCTGCTGCTACGCCGCCAAGCAGTACGACCCGGCCCTCAAGCACCTCTCCGACGTCATCGAGCGGGGCATGCGCCAGCACCCCGAGCTCAGCGTGGGCACCAACACCGAGGGCCTGGACGTCCGCAGCGTCGGAAACACCCTGCTCCTCCACCGCACCGCCCTGGTGGAGGCCTTCAACCTCAAGGCCGCCATCGAGTACCGGCTCTGCAACCTCCAGGCCGCCCAGGAGGCCCTCACCGACATGCCTCCCCGGGCAGAGGAGGAGCTCGACCCCGTCACCCTGCACAACCAGGCCCTGATGAACATGGACCAGAGGCCCACCGAAGGCTTCGAGAAGCTGCAGTTCCTCCTGCGGCAGAACCCCTGCCCGCCAGAGACCTTTGGGAACCTGCTGCTCCTCTACTGCAAGTACCAGTACTACGACCTGGCGGCCGACGTCCTGGCGGAGAACGCACACCTCACCTACAAGCTCCTCACGCCTTACCTGTACAACTTCTTGGATGCCATCATCACCTGCCAAACCGCCCCCGATGAGGCCTTCCACAAGCTGGATGAGTTGGCCGGGGCCTTGACTGAGCAGATGAGAAAGCTGACTAAAGATGTCCAGGAGGCCAGGAAAAACCAAGACGATGAGGCTGTAAGGAAGGCTATTAATGACTATGATGAGACGCTAGAGAAATATATCCCAGTCTTTATGGCCCAGGCCAAGATATACTGGGACATGGAAAACTATCCCATGCTGGAAAAAATGTTCCACAAGTCTCTTGAGTTCTGCAAGGATCAAGAAGTGTGGAAGCTGAATGTGGCTCACGTACTGTTCATGCAAGAGAACAAATACAGGGAGGCCATTGGTTTCTATGAGCCGATTGTGAAAAAACACTATGATAACATCCTGCAGGTCAGTGCCATTGTGCTGGCTAACTTGTGTGTGTCCTACATCATGACAAGCCAAAACGAAGAAGCAGAGGAGTTGTTGAGGAAGCttgaaaaggaagaggagcagcTGTCTTACCAGGAGCCTGACAAAAAGCTTTATCACCACTGCATTGTCAACCTGGTTATTGGGACGCTTTACTGTTCGAAAGGGAACTTTGACTTCGGCATCTCTAGGGTGATTAAGAGTTTGGAGCCATACAACAAAAAGCTGGGCACAGACACTTGGTATTATGCCAAAAGATGCTTCCTGTCATTGCTGGAAAATATGTGCAAGCACCTGATCATGGTGCGCGACAGTGTCATCCAAGATTGCCTGCAGTTTTTTGAGCACTGTGAAACGTATGGCCGAAACATCCCAGCTGTTATAGAACAGCCTCTCGAGGAAGAGAAGATGCATAGTGGGAAGAACACAGTTACCTATGAAGCCAGGCAGCTGAGGGCACTGATGTATGAAGTTATTGGGTGGAATAAGTAA